The Congregibacter litoralis KT71 genome contains a region encoding:
- a CDS encoding class I SAM-dependent methyltransferase has product MHAPANLQGALEGVLPGARLSVQSVLSNHALSLALIRDMAPQRQLDEATARRVMDNPLYWILCWASGRVLAAHVLENPELVRGKRVLDFGCGSGVVAIAAAMAGAEEVVACDIDPLALTATRHNAALNNVALSFSDDFEAVQGEVDLILVADVLYDKGNFPWLRRFVERADTVLIADSRVRDFAVKPYKKICEEISCTIPDMDEAGEFNRVSIYAASSRSVYSATGA; this is encoded by the coding sequence TTGCACGCCCCTGCAAACCTGCAGGGTGCCCTGGAGGGGGTGCTGCCCGGTGCGCGCTTGAGTGTCCAGTCCGTACTCTCAAATCACGCTCTGTCTCTGGCGTTGATCCGGGACATGGCACCGCAGCGACAGCTCGATGAGGCAACGGCGCGCCGGGTGATGGATAACCCCCTGTACTGGATTCTTTGCTGGGCCTCGGGGCGTGTGCTGGCGGCCCATGTGCTGGAGAACCCGGAACTAGTGCGGGGAAAACGCGTCCTGGACTTTGGCTGCGGCTCCGGCGTGGTGGCCATTGCGGCGGCGATGGCTGGCGCGGAGGAAGTTGTCGCCTGTGATATTGATCCCCTGGCCCTCACAGCGACGCGTCACAATGCAGCCCTCAATAATGTGGCCCTCAGCTTCAGCGACGACTTTGAGGCCGTGCAGGGTGAGGTCGATCTGATCCTGGTGGCCGACGTGCTCTATGACAAAGGTAACTTTCCGTGGCTGCGGCGATTTGTGGAGCGCGCCGATACCGTACTCATCGCCGATTCCCGGGTCCGCGACTTTGCGGTAAAGCCCTACAAAAAGATCTGCGAAGAAATCAGCTGTACCATCCCCGACATGGACGAGGCGGGAGAATTCAATCGCGTCTCGATTTACGCCGCGTCCTCGCGGTCTGTTTATTCGGCTACCGGGGCGTGA